The Megasphaera stantonii genome includes a window with the following:
- a CDS encoding DNA polymerase IV, whose translation MTTVRWIMHVDMDAFYASIEQRDNPALQGMPVIVGGLTGRGVVATASYEARQFGVHSAMSMKLARRLCPNGVFLPVRMSHYRRISHQIRLILSHYSPFVEPLALDEAFLDVSGMGLKYPNIVDIAKAVKQDIRRTTGLVASAGIGPNKFLAKLASDLKKPDGLMWIPYGEERAILAPLPVSRLWGVGKVTEQALRRAGFHTIGDVADAGPEALMPIVGNQAHRLHDLALGKDNRPLEVSRRPQSVGNEHTYAHDLVSDDEVDEQFRLLANEVSWRLRQNHLMGRTITIKVRFASFRTITRSLTIDGMGTCSEEQLYFSAKRLYNKCSGAEPIRLLGLSVSQLQPLQVQCDLFSDDSETKAKVAEAIDKLQKRFGRQAIMKGFLWEMSHEKD comes from the coding sequence ATGACGACGGTACGTTGGATCATGCACGTCGATATGGACGCGTTTTACGCGTCTATCGAGCAGCGGGACAATCCGGCCCTGCAGGGGATGCCGGTCATCGTCGGCGGACTGACGGGGCGCGGCGTCGTCGCGACGGCGTCGTACGAGGCGCGGCAGTTCGGCGTGCATTCGGCTATGAGCATGAAGCTGGCCCGCAGGCTGTGCCCGAACGGCGTGTTCCTGCCGGTGCGCATGTCCCATTACCGGCGTATTTCCCACCAGATTCGGCTCATCCTGTCCCATTACTCGCCCTTCGTAGAGCCCCTGGCGCTGGATGAAGCTTTTCTGGATGTGTCGGGCATGGGACTGAAATATCCGAACATCGTCGACATCGCCAAGGCGGTCAAGCAGGATATCCGGCGGACGACGGGCCTCGTCGCCTCGGCCGGCATCGGGCCGAATAAGTTTTTGGCCAAGCTGGCGTCGGATTTGAAAAAGCCCGATGGACTGATGTGGATTCCCTACGGCGAGGAACGGGCCATCCTGGCGCCCCTGCCGGTGAGCCGCCTGTGGGGCGTCGGCAAGGTGACGGAGCAGGCCCTGCGGCGGGCTGGATTTCATACCATCGGCGACGTTGCCGATGCCGGCCCGGAGGCGCTGATGCCCATTGTCGGCAATCAGGCTCATCGGCTGCACGACCTGGCGTTAGGCAAGGACAACCGGCCCCTGGAGGTCAGTCGCCGTCCCCAATCTGTCGGCAACGAGCATACCTACGCCCACGATTTGGTCAGCGACGACGAAGTGGACGAGCAGTTCCGCCTGCTGGCCAACGAGGTGTCGTGGCGGCTGCGGCAGAATCATCTGATGGGGCGGACGATTACGATCAAAGTGCGCTTCGCCTCGTTCCGCACCATTACGCGGTCCCTGACGATCGACGGCATGGGGACCTGCTCGGAAGAGCAGCTGTATTTCTCGGCCAAGCGGCTGTACAATAAATGTAGCGGTGCAGAGCCTATCCGGCTGCTGGGATTGTCCGTCAGCCAGCTGCAGCCCCTGCAGGTACAGTGCGATTTATTTTCCGACGATTCGGAAACGAAGGCCAAGGTAGCCGAGGCCATCGACAAGCTGCAGAAGCGGTTTGGCCGCCAGGCTATCATGAAGGGATTTTTATGGGAAATGTCTCATGAAAAAGACTAA